The Methanocella arvoryzae MRE50 genome includes a region encoding these proteins:
- the ribH gene encoding 6,7-dimethyl-8-ribityllumazine synthase, with amino-acid sequence MAANNEIRIGFVVAEFNRDLTWQMELLGKEHANFLGAKVTKVFYVPGVYDMPLAVKKMAADKTIDAIVTIGSVIEGATDHDQVVVSQATRKITDLALEYDKPITLGIAGPGMTRMEAFDRIEYSKRAVEAAVKMVRRIKEY; translated from the coding sequence ATGGCAGCAAACAACGAGATCAGGATCGGGTTCGTGGTTGCGGAGTTCAACCGTGACCTGACCTGGCAGATGGAATTGTTAGGCAAAGAACACGCAAATTTCCTGGGCGCGAAGGTCACCAAGGTCTTCTATGTACCGGGCGTATACGACATGCCCCTCGCCGTCAAGAAGATGGCGGCGGACAAGACAATCGACGCGATCGTCACTATCGGCAGCGTCATCGAGGGCGCCACTGACCACGACCAGGTCGTCGTGAGCCAGGCGACGAGGAAGATCACCGACCTCGCGCTGGAGTACGACAAGCCCATCACCCTCGGCATCGCAGGGCCCGGCATGACTCGCATGGAAGCCTTCGACCGCATCGAGTACTCGAAGCGCGCCGTCGAAGCCGCCGTCAAGATGGTACGCAGGATAAAAGAGTATTAA
- a CDS encoding DUF362 domain-containing protein translates to MKFDVVAVSLDSGSLGATAYDNTMQALKTLEADGQLDKLKLSGTVMIKPNFTQPPNPSLKFGPRNSDLTIHNHVCTDPYTIKAACDFVIDHGGKALICEGTKWPGGTRGVYLQTGCEPLLEGSKAVLFDTSTESPAQRVKIRPARVWLEDFAEMDVHEVFSQVDVILNLAKLKCHSNALITGAVKNMYGSLEPSQRRAEGHFCADPLWTRISRRRMAEGYKKLCETFVQVHSGILNTFGMDEICVIEGVISGEGDGPLFQPATPRQENVVLASVNNPATIDAAESYYVGYSPEFLRNFAQYALHEMNFAADDELLDSYGEQYFLKLAEESGMGRTRDFSAYVISPQASEIMPGHMLGLMRRGDVFALPTFVRHAANTPLYDRVPEPDYEFKVEVTA, encoded by the coding sequence ATGAAGTTCGACGTTGTTGCGGTTAGCCTGGATTCGGGCTCGCTGGGGGCTACGGCTTATGATAACACGATGCAGGCGCTGAAAACGCTGGAGGCAGACGGCCAGCTAGATAAGCTCAAGCTGAGCGGCACGGTGATGATAAAGCCGAATTTTACCCAGCCTCCGAACCCGTCGCTGAAGTTCGGCCCCCGTAACTCTGATCTGACGATCCATAACCACGTCTGTACCGATCCTTATACAATTAAGGCAGCCTGCGACTTCGTGATCGATCATGGCGGCAAGGCCCTGATTTGCGAAGGCACCAAGTGGCCTGGCGGAACGAGGGGCGTCTACCTGCAGACCGGCTGCGAGCCGCTGCTGGAGGGGAGCAAAGCGGTGCTCTTTGATACGAGTACCGAGTCGCCTGCTCAGCGGGTAAAAATACGGCCTGCCAGAGTGTGGCTGGAGGATTTTGCCGAAATGGACGTGCACGAGGTCTTCAGCCAGGTCGACGTTATCCTGAACCTGGCCAAGCTGAAGTGTCACAGCAACGCCCTGATCACCGGAGCAGTGAAGAACATGTACGGGTCACTGGAGCCGTCACAGCGGCGGGCTGAAGGCCACTTTTGCGCAGACCCGCTCTGGACCCGCATTTCCCGGCGCAGGATGGCCGAGGGCTACAAGAAACTGTGCGAAACCTTCGTCCAGGTCCACAGCGGCATCCTGAATACCTTCGGCATGGACGAGATCTGCGTCATAGAAGGCGTGATATCCGGGGAGGGAGACGGCCCCCTGTTCCAGCCGGCTACACCCAGACAGGAGAACGTCGTGCTGGCGTCGGTCAACAACCCGGCGACGATAGACGCGGCGGAGAGCTACTACGTGGGCTACTCCCCCGAATTCCTGAGGAACTTTGCCCAGTACGCCCTGCACGAGATGAACTTCGCGGCAGATGACGAGCTACTAGACTCCTATGGAGAACAGTATTTCCTGAAGCTGGCCGAAGAGTCGGGCATGGGCAGGACAAGGGACTTCAGCGCTTACGTGATTAGTCCCCAGGCCTCAGAGATCATGCCCGGCCACATGCTCGGCCTGATGCGCCGGGGAGACGTGTTCGCCCTCCCCACCTTCGTCCGGCATGCGGCCAATACGCCACTCTACGACAGGGTGCCGGAGCCGGATTACGAGTTCAAGGTAGAGGTCACGGCATAG
- the ahcY gene encoding adenosylhomocysteinase — protein MAKDYAVKDIGLAQQGLDRIEWARRHMPVLNLIKAEFEKNKPLKGVNVIACLHVTVETANLIETLLAGGANVALTASNPLSTQDDVAAALAKKGVKVYAIRGEDEKTYYKHIEAALKIKPNVTLDDGADVIATVHSKHKEYLKDIYGGCEETTTGVIRLRAMAADKALKYPVIAVNDAETKMMFDNRYGTGQSTLHGILNATNILLAGKTVVVVGYGWCGRGVAARAKGMGANVVVVEIQPRKALEAAMDGFWVMDMTEAAKVGDLFITVTGDINVIRKEHFQLMKDQAIVCNSGHFNVELDLPSLKKMAKKVSTVKTDVEEYLLKDGRRIYVLGEGRLVNLACAFGHPPEVMDMSFANQALSVKYIVENHKKLKKDVYKVPEDIDNRVAKLKLESMGIKLEQLTKEQENYLSSWNMGT, from the coding sequence ATGGCAAAGGATTATGCAGTAAAAGACATTGGCCTTGCACAGCAAGGCCTGGACAGGATCGAATGGGCACGCAGGCACATGCCGGTGCTTAACCTGATCAAGGCAGAGTTCGAGAAGAACAAGCCCCTGAAGGGCGTCAACGTGATCGCCTGCCTGCACGTGACCGTGGAGACAGCCAACCTGATCGAGACCCTGCTCGCAGGCGGAGCTAATGTGGCGCTCACCGCATCCAATCCGCTCTCGACCCAGGACGACGTGGCGGCAGCGCTCGCGAAGAAGGGCGTCAAGGTCTACGCTATCCGCGGCGAGGACGAAAAGACGTACTACAAGCACATTGAGGCAGCTCTCAAGATCAAGCCCAACGTGACGCTGGACGACGGCGCAGACGTGATTGCCACAGTCCACAGCAAGCACAAGGAATACCTGAAGGATATTTACGGCGGCTGCGAAGAGACCACCACCGGCGTCATCAGGCTCAGAGCCATGGCAGCGGACAAGGCCCTCAAGTACCCCGTGATAGCTGTCAACGACGCAGAGACCAAGATGATGTTCGACAACCGGTACGGCACCGGCCAGAGCACCCTGCACGGCATCCTGAACGCTACCAACATCCTGCTCGCCGGCAAGACTGTTGTCGTAGTCGGCTACGGCTGGTGCGGCAGAGGCGTCGCAGCCCGGGCCAAGGGCATGGGCGCCAACGTAGTCGTCGTAGAAATCCAGCCGCGCAAGGCGCTGGAAGCAGCCATGGACGGCTTCTGGGTCATGGACATGACTGAGGCAGCAAAGGTCGGCGACCTGTTCATCACGGTCACCGGCGACATCAACGTCATCCGCAAGGAGCACTTCCAGCTCATGAAGGACCAGGCGATCGTTTGCAACTCCGGCCACTTCAACGTAGAGCTGGATCTGCCTTCCCTGAAGAAGATGGCGAAGAAGGTCTCCACGGTCAAGACCGACGTCGAGGAATACCTGCTCAAGGACGGCCGCAGGATCTACGTACTGGGCGAAGGCCGCCTGGTAAACCTGGCCTGCGCTTTCGGCCACCCGCCCGAAGTCATGGACATGAGCTTCGCCAACCAGGCCCTCTCGGTCAAGTACATCGTCGAGAACCACAAGAAGCTAAAGAAGGACGTCTACAAGGTGCCCGAAGACATCGACAACCGGGTCGCAAAGCTCAAGCTGGAGTCGATGGGCATCAAGCTGGAACAGCTGACCAAGGAGCAGGAGAACTACCTGAGCTCCTGGAACATGGGGACATAA
- a CDS encoding PfkB family carbohydrate kinase: MVDVIMVGTVALDTVRTPFGLAEETLGGSAVYASVAASLFASVGLVGVVGKDFPQKHVDFLRAKGVDMAGLETLDGETFRWKGYYEYDMNQAHTQDTQLNVLSRFDPVLPPEYRDCKYVFLANTDPEIQMRVYEQINKPKLVMMDTMNFWIESKKEALSRMIEKVDVMLTNDAEARQFFDTPSLVKAGKAFLEMGPKAVIIKKGEHGALMFTEDQCFSAPAYPLEKLTDPTGAGDSFAGGFIGWLARTDDISPRNMRKAVIFGSTIASYNAEAFSLDKLKTISRDDVFNRYMRFQDIASF; the protein is encoded by the coding sequence ATGGTCGATGTCATCATGGTCGGCACTGTGGCGCTGGACACAGTGCGCACACCTTTCGGCCTCGCCGAGGAGACGCTGGGCGGCTCTGCCGTCTACGCCTCCGTCGCCGCGAGCCTGTTCGCCAGCGTGGGCCTGGTAGGCGTAGTGGGCAAAGACTTCCCACAGAAACACGTAGACTTTTTAAGAGCAAAAGGCGTCGATATGGCGGGCCTCGAAACTCTGGACGGGGAAACGTTCAGGTGGAAGGGCTACTACGAGTACGACATGAATCAGGCACATACCCAGGACACCCAGCTGAACGTGCTGTCCAGGTTCGACCCCGTGCTACCCCCGGAATACCGGGACTGCAAGTACGTCTTCCTGGCTAACACGGACCCGGAGATCCAGATGCGGGTCTACGAGCAGATCAACAAGCCGAAGCTGGTCATGATGGACACCATGAACTTCTGGATCGAGAGCAAGAAAGAAGCGCTGTCCAGGATGATCGAGAAGGTCGACGTCATGCTCACCAACGACGCCGAAGCCCGGCAGTTCTTCGACACGCCCAGCCTGGTCAAAGCGGGCAAAGCGTTCCTCGAGATGGGGCCGAAAGCCGTCATCATCAAGAAAGGCGAGCACGGCGCACTCATGTTCACCGAAGACCAGTGCTTCAGCGCCCCCGCCTACCCGCTGGAAAAGCTGACCGACCCGACCGGCGCTGGCGACTCCTTCGCGGGCGGCTTCATCGGCTGGCTGGCCAGGACCGACGACATCTCGCCCCGGAATATGAGAAAGGCAGTCATCTTTGGCAGCACGATTGCCTCGTACAATGCCGAAGCGTTCAGTCTTGACAAGCTGAAGACGATATCCCGCGATGACGTCTTCAACAGGTACATGAGATTCCAGGACATTGCCTCGTTTTAA
- the ribC gene encoding riboflavin synthase codes for MAKVGIADTTFARYDMGKAAIDEIKRNSSVKIERYTVPGIKDLPVACKKLIDERHCDIVMALGMPGSKPVDKTCAHEASMGIIICQLMTNKHIIEVFVHEDEAPDGRELAALMDKRAREHALNVVRLLFDQRSLERQAGTGQRQGYEDVGPARI; via the coding sequence ATGGCCAAAGTGGGCATAGCCGATACGACGTTCGCCAGGTACGACATGGGCAAGGCAGCGATCGACGAGATCAAGCGGAACAGCTCGGTCAAGATCGAGCGGTACACGGTTCCGGGAATCAAGGACCTCCCGGTAGCCTGCAAGAAGCTTATCGACGAGCGCCACTGCGACATCGTAATGGCGCTCGGTATGCCCGGCTCCAAGCCGGTTGATAAGACGTGTGCCCACGAGGCCAGCATGGGCATCATCATATGCCAGCTGATGACGAACAAGCACATCATCGAAGTATTCGTCCACGAGGACGAGGCCCCCGACGGCCGGGAACTGGCAGCGCTGATGGATAAGAGGGCGAGGGAACACGCGCTGAACGTAGTCCGGCTGCTCTTCGACCAGCGCTCGCTGGAGCGGCAGGCCGGAACGGGACAGCGGCAGGGCTACGAAGACGTGGGTCCGGCGAGGATTTAA
- a CDS encoding CbiX/SirB N-terminal domain-containing protein — MATDTGILIIQHGDFPFDFIEKHREMYERVEGIMEHLSEESRKLTHTHENDPHGADTEKLASVIRAAGYDVEVGYLDFSLPTIADAVVALTARGHKKLVFACAPGLMMRSSHSLLDVPEVLREIKEKNPGLEMLYAMPGMPFELIARAFVKKVNAASGAPSDKEQVNLKAIHPGTGVVLIAHGDVPHDFIVRNAGVMADAETHAHRWSEMVKDWPRSEENDPNYYDTIVLKVKLREMFWPVTVEVGYLEFASPDIDEAFGKLLAAGARKIVFCGGTGFFDRSSHTLIDIPEAIEKLKARHPDIEMVYAYPDVDLVMSELARAVVFKIEQAINGQVLPL, encoded by the coding sequence ATGGCGACGGACACAGGTATCCTCATTATACAGCACGGTGACTTTCCCTTCGATTTCATAGAGAAGCACCGGGAGATGTACGAGCGAGTCGAAGGAATTATGGAGCACCTGAGCGAGGAGTCGCGAAAGCTGACACATACGCATGAGAACGATCCGCACGGTGCTGACACAGAAAAGCTGGCCAGCGTCATCCGGGCCGCTGGATATGATGTAGAGGTCGGCTACCTCGACTTTTCCCTGCCGACCATTGCCGATGCTGTCGTCGCCCTGACTGCCCGTGGACATAAAAAGCTTGTATTCGCATGCGCTCCCGGCCTGATGATGCGCAGTTCCCACAGCCTGCTGGACGTGCCAGAGGTACTGCGAGAGATCAAGGAAAAGAATCCAGGTCTAGAGATGCTGTATGCCATGCCAGGGATGCCTTTCGAGCTGATCGCCAGAGCGTTTGTGAAGAAGGTCAATGCAGCGTCCGGCGCCCCTTCCGATAAGGAGCAGGTTAACCTCAAGGCTATTCATCCTGGGACCGGCGTCGTCCTGATAGCCCACGGTGACGTGCCCCACGACTTTATCGTCAGGAATGCCGGAGTAATGGCCGATGCTGAAACTCATGCTCACCGCTGGTCTGAGATGGTGAAGGACTGGCCCCGCTCGGAGGAGAACGACCCGAACTATTACGATACAATCGTCCTGAAAGTCAAGCTAAGGGAGATGTTCTGGCCCGTCACGGTGGAGGTCGGCTACCTGGAGTTCGCCTCGCCAGACATAGATGAAGCGTTCGGAAAGCTGCTCGCAGCCGGAGCCAGGAAGATCGTGTTCTGCGGCGGCACAGGCTTCTTCGACAGGAGCTCGCACACGTTGATAGACATACCTGAGGCCATCGAAAAGCTGAAAGCCCGGCACCCGGATATCGAGATGGTCTACGCGTACCCGGACGTCGATTTAGTAATGAGCGAGCTGGCCCGTGCGGTAGTATTCAAGATAGAGCAGGCGATCAACGGGCAGGTGCTGCCGCTGTAA
- a CDS encoding metal-dependent hydrolase encodes MRIIWHGHSAFELQDSLTTLIDPFILGNVMCDVELDDLKPDVIAVTHGHSDHLGDTITLAQQTGCKVVAVNEIAKYLQSKGVDALGANIGGSIEIGNVRYTLVPATHSNGIDEAGFGWDAGSPAGWVISDTVVAYHAGDTGLFSDMALVHEMYKPKAVMLPIGGRFTMDINQALIAVKMLKPQLVLPMHYNTFDVIKADVGKFQRMVEEQTDAEVVIMQPGDFIDI; translated from the coding sequence ATGAGGATAATCTGGCATGGCCATTCGGCTTTCGAGCTGCAGGATAGCCTGACGACACTGATAGACCCGTTCATCCTGGGTAACGTGATGTGCGATGTGGAGCTGGATGATCTGAAGCCCGACGTCATCGCCGTCACCCACGGGCACTCGGACCACCTCGGCGACACCATAACACTGGCCCAGCAGACAGGCTGTAAGGTGGTCGCCGTCAACGAAATCGCCAAGTACCTCCAGTCAAAAGGTGTCGATGCCCTTGGCGCCAACATCGGCGGGAGCATAGAAATCGGAAACGTCCGGTACACGCTGGTGCCGGCAACACACTCTAACGGCATCGACGAAGCGGGATTCGGCTGGGATGCGGGCAGTCCTGCCGGCTGGGTGATCAGCGATACAGTCGTGGCCTACCATGCAGGAGACACGGGCTTGTTCAGCGACATGGCCCTGGTACACGAGATGTACAAGCCCAAAGCAGTCATGCTACCGATCGGCGGCCGGTTCACCATGGACATAAATCAGGCGTTGATTGCCGTCAAAATGCTGAAGCCGCAGCTGGTCCTGCCCATGCACTACAATACCTTCGACGTGATCAAGGCAGACGTCGGCAAGTTCCAGCGCATGGTGGAAGAGCAGACTGACGCCGAGGTAGTAATTATGCAGCCGGGCGACTTCATAGACATTTGA
- a CDS encoding ATP-binding protein — protein MKERYSQGEDAERLRDRIIGLGERSYRKSYYPQLQQKLADLERFKTLLDQIGDAIFMIDMSSKKVADANQSACMQMGYSMAELSKMTLYDIMPDKREELDKLFSGEADSLIVETKLARKDRLSNIYEIRMRRVRFKDMPYIIAVCRDITSRKESERELLIAKSQAELYLDLMGHDINNLNQAAMGFLELALERLRKVCPMSKDDELLINQAIEDLQNSSMLIDNVRKLRKAGSGSLKPVEINVAEMLRSIRDTIPLPQGRDVTISLDLAGECKVCASEMLKDVFINIVGNAIRHSAGPVEVCIRLDTQEINGEKYCRIAVEDNGPGIPDAVKQGLFDIRQRGKARVSGKGLGLYIVKTLVDDLYGQVWVEDRVPGDYTKGSRFVVLLPAIDNLEEKNTDRTCTS, from the coding sequence ATGAAAGAGCGCTATAGCCAGGGTGAAGATGCGGAGAGGCTGCGTGACAGAATCATCGGGCTCGGAGAACGATCATACAGGAAGAGCTACTACCCCCAGCTCCAGCAGAAGCTTGCCGATCTGGAGAGGTTCAAAACTCTGCTGGACCAGATAGGCGACGCGATATTCATGATCGACATGTCGTCGAAGAAAGTGGCCGATGCAAACCAGTCTGCCTGCATGCAGATGGGATATTCGATGGCTGAGTTAAGTAAGATGACATTATACGATATCATGCCCGATAAACGGGAGGAACTGGATAAACTATTTTCAGGGGAAGCGGATTCGCTGATCGTAGAGACAAAGCTGGCAAGAAAAGACCGCTTGAGCAACATATACGAGATCAGAATGCGCAGGGTCCGCTTTAAAGACATGCCATACATCATCGCAGTATGCAGAGATATCACTTCCCGAAAAGAGTCTGAAAGGGAGCTTTTGATAGCCAAGTCTCAGGCAGAGCTCTACCTCGACCTGATGGGCCACGATATCAACAACTTGAACCAGGCAGCAATGGGTTTCCTGGAGCTTGCGCTGGAGAGGCTGCGCAAAGTCTGCCCCATGAGCAAAGATGACGAACTGCTGATCAACCAGGCGATCGAGGATCTGCAGAACAGCTCTATGCTTATAGATAACGTGAGAAAGCTCAGGAAAGCAGGATCAGGCTCACTCAAACCGGTGGAGATCAATGTGGCGGAAATGCTGAGAAGCATCAGGGACACAATTCCGCTACCCCAGGGCAGGGATGTGACGATCAGCCTCGACCTGGCCGGGGAGTGCAAAGTTTGTGCAAGCGAAATGCTCAAGGACGTCTTTATCAACATTGTGGGCAATGCTATCCGCCACTCGGCAGGCCCTGTAGAAGTCTGCATCAGGCTGGATACACAGGAGATCAATGGAGAGAAATATTGCAGGATTGCTGTGGAGGATAACGGCCCGGGCATTCCTGATGCAGTAAAGCAAGGCCTTTTTGACATCCGGCAGCGGGGAAAAGCGAGGGTTTCAGGAAAGGGTCTCGGCCTGTACATTGTCAAGACGCTCGTCGACGACCTGTACGGGCAGGTATGGGTGGAGGACCGGGTGCCGGGCGATTACACGAAAGGCAGCCGGTTCGTAGTACTCCTCCCCGCCATAGATAATCTGGAAGAAAAGAATACCGACAGGACCTGCACCTCATGA
- a CDS encoding pyridoxal-phosphate-dependent aminotransferase family protein, protein MANEPLLMIPGPVMLHPRVLQAMSRQMISHRDKAFSAIYDECRNTIKEIVNTGNDTFIISGSGSAAMEAAISNLVKGDRMVSIVNGKFGERFRDIGQRYGQVESLEFDWGTPVDLEKVEDALARAPTKVISMVHNETSAGVKNPAEEVGKLAKKYDALFVLDTITSSGGDLVEVDKWGVDIMVTGSQKSLGAPSGLAPITVSQKAWDNMVKNPPYYLDLKKYKKSADKEGRAETPYTPAVTLFFGMQEAMKIIREEGMENRIARHRQGAEAIRAAAKALGLELFPVTDKHTVLSNTVTAIKTPAAITDKDLRGTLKSKYGITISGGQDRLDGKIFRIPSMNAFTGDDLIRTFTALEETLAEFKVIEKPGAGVEVLRKVYKN, encoded by the coding sequence ATGGCAAACGAACCGCTACTCATGATACCGGGGCCGGTTATGCTGCACCCCCGCGTGCTGCAGGCCATGTCGAGGCAGATGATCAGCCACAGGGACAAGGCGTTTTCTGCGATCTACGACGAATGCCGGAACACTATCAAGGAAATAGTCAATACCGGGAATGACACTTTCATTATTTCCGGCTCTGGTTCTGCCGCGATGGAAGCCGCCATCTCCAACCTCGTCAAGGGCGACAGGATGGTCTCTATCGTCAACGGTAAGTTCGGAGAGCGGTTCAGAGACATCGGCCAGCGCTATGGCCAGGTGGAGAGCCTCGAGTTCGACTGGGGCACGCCTGTCGACCTCGAAAAAGTAGAGGATGCTCTCGCCAGGGCGCCGACCAAGGTCATTTCCATGGTTCACAACGAGACTTCCGCAGGTGTCAAGAACCCGGCAGAGGAAGTCGGCAAGCTCGCTAAGAAGTACGACGCTCTCTTCGTACTCGACACCATCACCTCGAGCGGCGGCGACCTGGTAGAGGTAGACAAGTGGGGCGTCGACATCATGGTCACCGGCTCCCAGAAGAGCCTCGGCGCACCATCGGGGCTGGCCCCGATAACGGTCAGCCAGAAGGCATGGGACAACATGGTGAAGAACCCGCCCTACTATCTGGACTTGAAGAAGTACAAGAAGTCTGCCGATAAGGAAGGCAGGGCAGAGACGCCGTACACTCCGGCAGTCACGCTCTTCTTCGGCATGCAGGAAGCCATGAAGATCATCAGGGAAGAAGGCATGGAAAACCGCATCGCCAGGCACAGGCAGGGCGCAGAGGCCATCAGGGCAGCAGCTAAAGCCCTCGGCCTGGAGCTCTTCCCGGTGACGGACAAGCACACCGTCCTGTCGAACACGGTCACCGCCATCAAGACCCCTGCAGCGATCACTGACAAGGACCTCCGTGGCACCCTCAAGTCTAAGTATGGCATCACCATCTCGGGCGGCCAGGACAGGCTGGACGGCAAGATCTTCCGCATCCCGAGCATGAACGCCTTTACTGGCGACGATCTCATCCGCACGTTCACGGCCCTCGAAGAGACTCTGGCGGAGTTCAAGGTAATCGAAAAGCCCGGCGCCGGGGTAGAGGTCCTGAGAAAGGTATATAAAAATTAA
- a CDS encoding Lrp/AsnC family transcriptional regulator — MSGNVPDEVDKKILSALARDGRTPHVDIAAECGITRQTVASRIRRLEKEGIIKGYRAVVDMEKIGLNSFFILFLKLDVTDQATIKSFIDTLKEDPHVIMDVSVTGEWDAMLLLAFKDVREYESYISHIRLSMGHMLKDSKSHVVLNFYKSPDEWAPYQEQS; from the coding sequence ATGTCTGGAAATGTCCCCGACGAAGTAGATAAAAAGATTCTTTCCGCACTGGCCAGAGACGGCCGCACTCCTCACGTTGATATTGCTGCAGAATGTGGGATAACCCGCCAGACTGTGGCTTCACGCATCCGCAGGCTGGAGAAAGAAGGCATCATCAAAGGCTACCGGGCAGTGGTGGACATGGAAAAGATCGGCCTCAACTCCTTCTTTATCCTGTTCCTGAAGCTGGACGTGACCGACCAGGCGACTATTAAGAGCTTTATCGACACGCTCAAAGAGGATCCGCACGTCATCATGGATGTATCAGTGACTGGGGAGTGGGATGCAATGTTGCTGCTCGCATTCAAAGACGTGAGAGAGTACGAGTCTTACATCAGTCATATCCGGCTGAGCATGGGGCATATGCTTAAAGACAGCAAGAGCCACGTTGTGCTGAACTTTTACAAGAGTCCTGACGAGTGGGCGCCATACCAGGAACAGTCATGA
- the ercA gene encoding alcohol dehydrogenase-like regulatory protein ErcA, producing the protein MTPHKSYELRKFVSPEFVFGSGSLRLAGRYATNFGASKVFVVTDKGVIEAGWTRQVTDSLEEEDLPFIVFSNVSPNPRSDEVMQGVKLYREAGCDVIVAVGGGSPIDCAKGIGIVSTNNRDVMEFEGVDQIPIPGPPLICIPTTAGSSADLSQFAIITDLPSHRKAALVSKMLVPDTSLIDPDTTLTMPKELTAITGLDAFTHAVEAYVSNASSPITDLFALNAVRLITSNLLKAIDEPDNMDYRSNMMLASLEAGLAFSNASLGATHAMAHSLGGVEDTPHGESNSLLLKYVMEFNYDAVPQKYEAIGEAMGLDLKKYDYAGGKNAVLEAVAKLIEACGVRGTLAQRGVRREDIPRLSRQAIKDVCMVTNPRPMSLEDVERIYERAL; encoded by the coding sequence ATGACGCCCCATAAAAGCTATGAACTCAGAAAGTTCGTGTCGCCAGAGTTCGTATTCGGAAGCGGATCTCTCCGCCTCGCCGGACGATACGCGACTAATTTCGGAGCCAGCAAGGTATTCGTGGTCACCGATAAGGGAGTGATCGAGGCGGGCTGGACCAGGCAAGTGACGGATTCGCTTGAAGAGGAAGATCTGCCATTTATAGTATTTTCAAACGTCTCTCCTAACCCCCGGTCGGATGAGGTCATGCAAGGTGTAAAGCTGTACCGGGAAGCCGGCTGCGACGTGATCGTGGCGGTAGGGGGCGGGAGTCCGATAGACTGCGCCAAAGGGATCGGCATCGTGAGTACAAATAATAGAGATGTGATGGAGTTCGAGGGCGTGGACCAGATCCCTATACCTGGCCCCCCGCTTATCTGCATCCCCACCACTGCAGGCTCTTCGGCCGACCTCTCGCAGTTTGCTATAATCACTGACCTCCCCAGCCACAGGAAAGCCGCCCTGGTCAGCAAAATGCTGGTGCCGGATACATCGCTGATAGATCCCGACACTACGCTTACCATGCCGAAAGAGCTGACAGCGATCACTGGACTGGACGCCTTTACTCATGCAGTCGAAGCATACGTATCTAACGCCAGCTCTCCTATCACTGATCTATTCGCGCTCAATGCTGTAAGGCTGATAACGTCCAATTTGCTAAAAGCGATCGATGAACCGGATAACATGGATTACAGGAGTAACATGATGCTGGCCAGCCTGGAGGCAGGCCTGGCTTTTTCTAATGCCAGCCTTGGCGCGACACACGCGATGGCTCACAGCCTGGGTGGGGTAGAAGATACGCCGCATGGCGAGAGCAATTCGCTTCTTCTCAAGTACGTGATGGAGTTCAACTACGACGCTGTTCCTCAGAAGTATGAGGCAATCGGGGAGGCTATGGGACTCGACTTGAAGAAGTATGACTATGCTGGTGGAAAGAATGCAGTCCTCGAGGCAGTGGCAAAGCTGATCGAGGCCTGCGGGGTGCGAGGGACTCTGGCGCAGCGGGGAGTCAGGAGGGAGGATATACCCCGGCTTTCCCGGCAGGCTATAAAAGACGTCTGCATGGTGACTAACCCCCGGCCCATGAGCCTGGAGGACGTGGAGAGGATTTATGAAAGAGCGCTATAG